Proteins encoded in a region of the Mesotoga sp. BH458_6_3_2_1 genome:
- a CDS encoding S-layer homology domain-containing protein codes for MKLLLASLLILGLAFTSAVAAVNYVDVSSNHWAYDAVMKLSDLGILTGIVQADGRTYFNGNDPLTRYQTAVMLKKTLDYVELNFAMQGTVPQVGAVDGTVMSRLEALELALTDSTGRLIDTMDLQLRITALENRIASLGISTNGSVSQSTVESLRQQIMKFVEDLSLTTKKLDTLAGDVQNVQNNMSSLSVMESRVNDAVRRVDTLSGNISTIQSSLSSNERAISTLDSTVRSLSNSLSDYDAKLSTITNRASTNAMEIASIRESMTTISGDVLSVRDLQNKIASLESQIQNMKLPAEATSKLDELSARVNTITSDYAKIGDLQNYVTKTDLKANLNLYAGIDELAKVKSSNELLIKDIETLRKDFSSETGIIKGDIGNLQRSINAINEIVTIHENELASVKSSVSTVSSLRSDLTALNSKFNALTDQQAKDFTANQASLADLEARMNESMNMLNASVEASLSKISLGMDTVNTQLGKNESEIKALKTRTDSLESRLNTTVVNLERYLKIADLETQPVIVNLSDRVAEINSATIDAATKQDVEALQKKTSPWLILSTVSSLAALGISIWVLIASGII; via the coding sequence ATGAAACTTTTACTTGCCTCACTGCTTATTCTCGGTCTGGCATTCACTTCAGCAGTAGCTGCCGTTAACTATGTTGACGTCAGTTCGAATCACTGGGCTTATGATGCGGTGATGAAACTATCTGACCTGGGTATTTTGACGGGAATTGTACAGGCTGATGGCAGGACTTACTTCAATGGTAACGATCCGCTGACAAGATATCAAACAGCTGTCATGCTCAAGAAAACTCTGGATTACGTAGAACTGAATTTCGCGATGCAGGGAACCGTACCTCAGGTTGGTGCGGTAGACGGAACGGTAATGTCGCGACTCGAGGCTCTCGAACTTGCGTTGACGGATTCCACCGGAAGATTGATCGATACCATGGATCTTCAACTGAGAATAACGGCTCTGGAAAACAGAATCGCTTCGCTTGGTATTTCGACCAACGGAAGTGTTTCTCAGAGTACCGTAGAATCACTCAGGCAACAGATCATGAAATTCGTCGAAGATCTTTCGCTCACGACAAAGAAACTCGACACTCTTGCTGGCGACGTCCAGAATGTTCAGAATAACATGTCGAGTCTTTCTGTCATGGAATCGAGAGTAAACGACGCAGTCAGGAGAGTCGACACGCTGAGTGGAAACATCAGCACAATACAGAGCTCTCTCTCTTCTAACGAAAGAGCGATCTCTACTCTGGACTCCACGGTAAGGTCACTATCCAACTCTCTAAGCGACTATGACGCAAAGCTCAGCACAATAACAAACAGAGCTTCTACAAATGCTATGGAGATCGCATCAATCAGAGAGTCGATGACAACTATTTCCGGTGATGTCTTGAGTGTAAGAGATCTTCAGAATAAGATAGCTTCTCTCGAGAGCCAGATACAAAACATGAAGCTGCCGGCCGAAGCAACCAGCAAGCTGGACGAGCTTTCGGCGAGAGTTAACACGATTACTTCCGACTACGCGAAGATCGGAGACCTGCAGAATTATGTCACGAAGACTGATCTTAAGGCCAACCTTAACCTTTACGCGGGCATAGATGAACTTGCTAAAGTCAAGAGCAGCAATGAATTACTCATAAAGGACATCGAGACCCTCAGGAAGGACTTCTCATCTGAAACAGGAATTATCAAGGGCGACATAGGAAATCTGCAGAGAAGCATCAATGCAATAAATGAAATTGTGACTATTCATGAGAACGAGCTCGCTTCTGTAAAGTCTTCTGTGAGCACTGTCTCTTCCCTCAGGAGCGACCTGACAGCGCTGAATTCCAAGTTCAACGCTCTCACCGACCAGCAAGCAAAGGATTTCACAGCCAATCAGGCAAGTCTTGCCGATCTGGAGGCTCGAATGAACGAAAGCATGAATATGCTCAATGCCTCAGTCGAAGCAAGTCTTTCCAAAATTTCACTTGGCATGGATACGGTGAATACGCAGCTTGGAAAGAATGAAAGCGAAATTAAAGCGCTCAAAACGAGAACGGATTCACTGGAATCAAGACTGAACACTACGGTGGTCAACCTTGAGAGATACCTCAAGATCGCCGATCTTGAGACTCAGCCCGTGATCGTCAATCTCTCTGATAGAGTCGCCGAGATAAACAGCGCGACAATCGACGCGGCAACAAAGCAGGATGTTGAGGCTCTTCAGAAGAAGACTTCACCCTGGTTGATACTCTCTACAGTGAGTTCGCTTGCTGCGCTTGGAATATCTATCTGGGTTCTTATTGCCTCAGGCATAATATAG
- the cmk gene encoding (d)CMP kinase — protein MRIAIDGPAGSGKSTVARLVASSLDFVYIDTGAMYRALALKAKRANVVFSDHNSMAELMSHTYFSLSDSGITLDGNPLGEEIRTREVSLLSSDIAKYPYVRDFLTDQQRNLSKQGNVVMEGRDIGTVVIPEAELKIFLTASASERAKRRLAQLNASGIEADFEEILAEIERRDHNDSTRSVAPLKAASDAIELDTTNLTIDEVVSAIVSLAERRQRVQLARSVGFCYGVDRAVSEAIKLLKSGKKVYATGEIVHNEKVMNDLKELGLEMIEDGLLSERHEGIAIIRAHGIDPASEEKLRRVFDEVIDLTCPIVYNVFSLAVDLEQQGNFVVVYGKKNHPEVTALSGRLNGYLIVEPGEDYDSVLKKLEGIERIAIVSQTTMSSADFDSFASFVQSRLGERVTVYNTICKVTIQRESEAERLARISDTVIVIGGRNSSNTKKLVKIVERLGKKALHVTDLKDLPRSDMGKVALISGTSTPYEQIQKILDYIDNNREVTDNGRENESAR, from the coding sequence TTGAGGATTGCGATTGACGGACCTGCCGGATCGGGCAAATCGACCGTCGCGAGATTAGTCGCTTCAAGTCTGGATTTTGTATATATTGACACCGGTGCAATGTACCGAGCACTCGCTTTGAAGGCAAAGAGGGCCAATGTAGTTTTTTCGGATCACAATTCAATGGCCGAGCTAATGAGCCACACGTACTTCTCGCTTTCTGATTCGGGAATCACGCTCGATGGAAATCCCCTGGGAGAAGAGATAAGGACCAGAGAGGTATCTCTACTCTCTTCGGACATTGCCAAGTATCCTTATGTGAGAGACTTTCTTACGGATCAGCAGAGAAATCTTTCAAAACAAGGAAATGTAGTTATGGAGGGCCGTGACATTGGGACTGTGGTCATTCCCGAAGCGGAGCTGAAAATATTCCTTACGGCCTCTGCTAGCGAAAGGGCAAAGAGAAGACTTGCTCAGCTCAATGCGAGCGGCATCGAAGCAGATTTTGAGGAGATTCTCGCTGAGATCGAAAGAAGGGACCACAACGACTCGACCAGATCCGTTGCTCCTCTAAAGGCCGCTTCCGATGCCATAGAGCTTGACACGACGAACCTTACCATAGATGAAGTTGTATCCGCGATTGTCTCCCTTGCCGAGAGACGACAGAGAGTCCAGCTTGCAAGGTCAGTCGGTTTCTGCTACGGGGTGGACAGGGCCGTAAGCGAAGCGATAAAACTTCTCAAATCCGGCAAGAAGGTCTATGCAACCGGGGAGATCGTCCATAATGAAAAGGTGATGAACGACCTGAAGGAACTTGGTCTAGAAATGATTGAAGATGGCCTTCTCTCTGAAAGACATGAGGGAATAGCAATAATCCGCGCACACGGAATCGACCCCGCATCTGAAGAGAAATTACGCCGTGTTTTCGATGAAGTAATAGACCTGACTTGTCCTATAGTGTACAATGTATTTAGCCTGGCAGTCGATCTCGAGCAGCAAGGCAACTTTGTTGTGGTATATGGGAAGAAGAATCACCCAGAAGTCACGGCTCTCTCGGGTAGACTGAATGGCTATTTGATAGTAGAGCCCGGTGAAGACTACGACTCGGTATTGAAAAAGCTAGAAGGCATCGAACGCATTGCTATCGTTTCTCAGACGACTATGAGCAGCGCCGATTTTGATAGCTTCGCTTCGTTTGTGCAGTCTAGACTTGGAGAAAGGGTGACAGTGTACAACACGATCTGTAAAGTCACTATACAGAGAGAATCTGAAGCGGAGCGACTGGCAAGAATTTCCGACACGGTTATAGTGATCGGTGGAAGAAATAGTTCTAATACAAAGAAACTAGTTAAGATAGTTGAAAGACTCGGTAAGAAGGCGCTTCACGTGACAGATTTGAAGGATCTTCCTCGAAGTGATATGGGGAAGGTTGCTCTGATTAGCGGCACTTCAACTCCGTACGAACAAATCCAGAAGATACTGGATTACATAGACAATAATAGGGAGGTAACCGACAATGGAAGAGAAAATGAATCGGCAAGATGA
- the aspS gene encoding aspartate--tRNA ligase, whose amino-acid sequence MKKRTHTCGELRASDTGKTVTINGWVDRIRDLGGIKFIQVRDRYGITQVVFDPQDEELYSHALKLGNEFCITVTGSVRGRPNDAINRKLPTGEIEILASEMELLSDAEVPPIYINIDEESSEEMHLRYRYLDLRRPKMQRNMLTRHRFVQAVREYLNKNGFVDVETPILGKSTPEGARDFLVPSRLKPGKFYALPQSPQIFKQLLMVSGFDRYYQIAKCFRDEDFRADRQPEFTQIDVEMSFADEEDVFSMAEGLMKHAFHEAASAEIKTPFKRFTYEEVIDLYGSDKPDTRYGMEIRDMSDLFTETTFKVIGDAIDREERIKGFLVKGKAERFSRKKLDEYTAFAKESGLGGLMWAKVENDGLKSSILKHCPDELARVSSLLKAEEGDLILFSIGESTSLSKALGQIRGKIIREEEIEVEGFDFLWVTDFPMFSYNSEEGRIEAEHHPFTMPDLEDLEKYAETDPLRVRSKAYDLVLNGYEVASGSVRIHRRDIQSRVFDLIGLTREEATEKFGYLLEAFKFGPPPHAGIAPGLDRIVAIVVGAQSIREVIAFPKVASGADLMTSAPSEVSRKQLDLLKLQVRDAGDQN is encoded by the coding sequence TTGAAAAAGAGAACACACACATGTGGCGAATTGAGGGCTTCCGACACGGGCAAGACAGTAACTATTAACGGCTGGGTTGACCGTATAAGGGATCTTGGTGGAATAAAGTTCATTCAGGTTAGAGATAGATATGGTATTACGCAGGTTGTCTTTGATCCTCAGGACGAGGAGCTTTACAGCCATGCCCTTAAGCTTGGAAATGAGTTTTGCATAACGGTAACTGGATCCGTAAGAGGGAGGCCGAACGATGCGATAAATCGCAAACTTCCCACGGGAGAGATTGAGATTCTCGCTTCTGAAATGGAACTTCTCTCGGACGCTGAAGTGCCTCCGATTTACATAAACATTGATGAAGAGTCTTCCGAAGAGATGCATCTTCGTTACAGGTACCTAGATCTCAGGCGTCCTAAAATGCAGAGAAATATGTTGACTCGGCACAGATTCGTTCAGGCCGTGAGGGAATACTTGAACAAGAACGGGTTTGTTGATGTTGAAACGCCGATTCTCGGTAAATCCACTCCCGAAGGAGCAAGAGACTTTTTGGTTCCGTCTAGGCTGAAGCCCGGAAAGTTCTATGCTCTTCCACAATCACCTCAGATCTTCAAGCAACTGCTTATGGTCTCTGGCTTTGACAGATACTATCAGATTGCGAAATGCTTCCGGGATGAAGACTTTAGGGCGGACAGACAGCCGGAGTTCACTCAGATAGATGTTGAGATGTCCTTCGCAGACGAAGAAGACGTCTTTTCGATGGCAGAGGGTTTGATGAAGCATGCCTTCCATGAAGCGGCCTCCGCCGAGATAAAAACTCCCTTCAAGCGTTTCACTTATGAGGAAGTAATCGATCTTTACGGGAGCGACAAACCAGATACGAGATACGGAATGGAAATCAGAGATATGAGCGATTTGTTCACGGAAACGACTTTCAAAGTTATCGGTGACGCAATCGATAGAGAAGAAAGAATAAAGGGATTTCTCGTTAAAGGGAAGGCCGAACGCTTCTCCCGCAAGAAACTGGACGAGTACACTGCCTTTGCCAAGGAAAGCGGTCTGGGCGGTCTTATGTGGGCGAAGGTGGAGAACGATGGATTGAAATCATCGATATTGAAGCACTGTCCAGATGAGCTTGCGCGAGTGAGTTCCTTGCTGAAGGCGGAAGAAGGGGACCTCATTCTCTTCAGCATCGGAGAAAGTACTTCACTCTCGAAGGCCCTTGGCCAGATTAGGGGAAAAATCATCCGTGAGGAAGAGATCGAAGTCGAAGGTTTCGATTTTCTTTGGGTGACTGATTTCCCGATGTTCTCCTACAACTCGGAGGAAGGACGGATTGAGGCCGAACATCATCCCTTCACTATGCCTGATTTAGAAGACCTCGAAAAATACGCAGAAACAGATCCGCTGAGAGTTAGATCCAAGGCTTATGATCTGGTCCTTAATGGATACGAAGTTGCAAGTGGGTCTGTTAGAATACATCGAAGAGACATTCAGAGTAGGGTATTCGATCTCATAGGTCTAACACGTGAAGAGGCCACGGAGAAGTTCGGTTATCTTCTGGAAGCTTTCAAATTCGGTCCGCCCCCACATGCCGGGATTGCTCCCGGTCTGGACAGGATCGTTGCGATAGTAGTCGGTGCTCAGTCGATAAGAGAGGTTATTGCTTTCCCAAAGGTGGCCAGTGGCGCAGACTTGATGACTTCTGCCCCCTCCGAGGTTTCCCGCAAGCAACTGGATCTTCTGAAGCTCCAGGTAAGAGATGCGGGGGATCAGAATTGA
- the asnS gene encoding asparagine--tRNA ligase: MKVAEISSLGKLINERVQIRGWIRRRRSSGKIQFLFLRDGSGFVQAIVEKSSVPASVFQAAGSLKMESSLIVSGLVKAEERAPGGVELMVEDIQIVQIPEKDFPINKPDHSIDFLMDNRHLWLRTQRQTHVLRIRHEIIRAVREFYNDRGFILIDTPIFTGSIGESAGNTFEIDYFDYGKAYLAQTGQLYLEAAAMALGKVYNLGPTFRAEKSKTRRHLIEFWMNEAEVAYYGHDDNIKLQEELVTYVVKKTLERAGEDLKSIGRDTSKLEKIETPFPRITYDEAVRLLQKKGFDINWGDDIGGDEETAIANGFDKPVVVERYPRMMKAFYMQPDPERPDVVLCDDMLAPEGYGEIIGASERIHDRDMLIKRIEEYGLDVSSYDWYLELRDYGSVPHSGFGMGIERIVAWIAGLEHIREAIPFARTLYRIHP; this comes from the coding sequence ATGAAAGTCGCAGAAATTTCTTCACTTGGAAAACTAATAAATGAGCGTGTTCAGATTAGGGGTTGGATTAGGAGAAGGAGATCAAGTGGAAAGATACAATTTCTATTTCTCAGAGACGGTTCGGGCTTCGTTCAGGCGATCGTTGAGAAATCAAGCGTCCCTGCAAGCGTGTTTCAAGCAGCCGGTTCTTTGAAGATGGAGTCGAGTCTGATAGTTTCCGGACTCGTTAAGGCGGAGGAGAGGGCGCCTGGCGGTGTGGAGTTGATGGTGGAGGATATCCAGATTGTTCAGATTCCGGAGAAGGACTTTCCGATCAACAAACCCGATCATTCAATCGACTTCCTTATGGACAACAGACACCTGTGGCTAAGAACGCAGCGACAGACGCATGTCCTGAGGATTCGCCACGAGATTATTAGAGCAGTCAGAGAGTTCTACAATGACCGCGGCTTCATTCTCATCGATACACCTATCTTTACCGGCTCTATAGGAGAGAGCGCTGGTAATACCTTCGAAATCGATTACTTCGATTATGGAAAGGCTTATTTAGCGCAGACGGGACAGCTCTATCTTGAAGCTGCAGCTATGGCTCTCGGAAAGGTCTATAACCTTGGCCCAACTTTCAGGGCGGAGAAATCGAAGACCCGCAGACATCTCATTGAGTTCTGGATGAACGAAGCCGAGGTTGCTTATTACGGACACGACGACAATATCAAGCTTCAGGAAGAGCTCGTTACTTACGTAGTTAAGAAGACACTTGAGAGAGCCGGAGAAGATCTCAAATCTATCGGAAGAGATACATCGAAACTAGAGAAGATTGAGACTCCATTCCCAAGGATAACTTATGACGAAGCAGTGAGACTTCTTCAAAAGAAGGGATTCGATATAAATTGGGGAGACGACATTGGCGGGGATGAAGAAACGGCGATTGCAAATGGATTTGATAAGCCGGTCGTTGTAGAGCGCTATCCGAGAATGATGAAGGCCTTCTACATGCAGCCCGATCCCGAAAGACCAGATGTTGTTCTTTGTGACGACATGCTTGCTCCTGAGGGATATGGAGAGATAATCGGGGCCTCTGAGAGAATTCATGATAGAGATATGCTAATTAAGAGAATCGAGGAATACGGTCTGGATGTTTCATCCTATGACTGGTATCTCGAACTACGCGATTACGGTTCTGTTCCTCACAGCGGTTTTGGAATGGGAATTGAAAGAATCGTAGCCTGGATAGCCGGCCTAGAGCACATTAGAGAGGCTATTCCCTTCGCAAGAACGCTGTACAGGATTCATCCGTAG
- a CDS encoding S1 RNA-binding domain-containing protein encodes MEEKMNRQDENLSMEEIFEQMDVSSVRKGSRKDAEVFSVQPDGLMVIMDGKLDGFVPSDQLVNDIEEYNVGDKIEVMVIKTNEEEGRSTVSEKRVHARQAVSKVEKAYREGKAIDGKIVSETNAGYNVRLVKSVPAFLPGSESGIRKGDPAPEGTMKFKVIRFKRQRNGINVVVSLRAFQEEAIKAYFQTIEVGQELEGTVESIKNFGAFVKLNDNVTALIPASEMSWDASVRISDLLKPGQTVKTKVIGIDEKEKKISLSLKQMSEDPWSTLSERYEVDSTVVGTVKNITPFGFFVSLEPGVEGLVHISEVFWGNIKKDLKSVVEVGDEVKVNIKEINEEKRTLSLSYREAMGDPWESIGDKYKEGDILKAKTAKVLPTGVILELEEYVSGFVPVSEVSWNFVDRIEDVVKEGDEIDIKILSIDRVNRRMRLSIKQATSDPWEKVSEELSVGDHVTGTVTRLTKSGAIIMIDSYGVEAFLPVSQVSLERTENIEDSVEVGKHDQFKIIRLVYDPDNDTRNMVVSIRQLIKDKEAAETEKVLKDLNGNGSGTVSSNSLGEMIKNQLEEEGESL; translated from the coding sequence ATGGAAGAGAAAATGAATCGGCAAGATGAAAACCTGAGCATGGAGGAGATATTTGAACAGATGGATGTTTCCTCAGTAAGGAAGGGCAGTAGAAAGGATGCAGAGGTTTTCTCCGTCCAGCCAGATGGCTTGATGGTGATAATGGACGGGAAGCTCGATGGGTTCGTTCCCTCGGATCAGCTGGTAAATGATATTGAAGAGTACAACGTTGGAGATAAGATAGAAGTCATGGTCATAAAGACCAACGAAGAAGAAGGTAGAAGTACGGTCTCCGAGAAAAGAGTGCACGCTAGACAGGCAGTTAGCAAGGTGGAAAAGGCTTACAGAGAAGGCAAAGCGATAGACGGAAAGATTGTTTCCGAGACAAACGCAGGATACAACGTAAGGCTTGTTAAGAGTGTCCCGGCCTTTCTTCCCGGCTCCGAATCTGGAATAAGAAAGGGCGACCCCGCACCTGAAGGAACTATGAAGTTCAAGGTCATAAGATTCAAGAGGCAGAGAAACGGCATCAACGTGGTTGTTTCACTTCGCGCGTTCCAGGAAGAGGCAATTAAGGCTTACTTCCAGACTATTGAAGTCGGTCAGGAACTTGAAGGAACGGTCGAGTCGATAAAGAACTTTGGAGCTTTTGTCAAGCTGAACGACAATGTGACCGCGCTGATTCCCGCCTCGGAAATGAGCTGGGATGCCAGTGTGAGAATAAGTGATCTTCTCAAGCCCGGCCAGACAGTGAAGACGAAGGTCATAGGCATAGATGAAAAGGAGAAGAAGATATCCCTTTCTCTGAAACAGATGAGTGAGGATCCCTGGTCGACGCTCAGCGAGAGGTACGAGGTCGATTCGACTGTCGTTGGCACTGTGAAGAACATTACGCCGTTCGGCTTCTTCGTCTCACTAGAGCCCGGAGTAGAGGGTCTAGTCCACATATCGGAGGTCTTCTGGGGAAATATCAAGAAGGATCTGAAGAGCGTTGTTGAAGTGGGAGACGAAGTGAAGGTAAACATCAAGGAGATAAACGAGGAGAAGAGAACGCTTTCTCTATCTTACAGAGAAGCGATGGGCGACCCCTGGGAAAGCATCGGAGACAAGTACAAGGAAGGGGACATTCTGAAGGCCAAGACGGCGAAGGTCCTTCCCACCGGCGTTATTCTCGAGCTGGAAGAGTATGTTTCGGGTTTTGTTCCCGTCTCGGAAGTCTCATGGAACTTCGTGGACAGGATAGAAGATGTGGTAAAAGAGGGCGACGAAATAGATATCAAGATACTCTCCATAGACAGGGTCAACAGAAGAATGAGACTTAGTATCAAACAGGCAACTTCCGATCCCTGGGAAAAGGTTTCCGAAGAACTTTCCGTTGGCGATCACGTTACCGGTACTGTCACCAGATTAACGAAGTCCGGTGCGATAATAATGATCGATTCCTACGGAGTCGAGGCATTCCTGCCAGTTTCTCAGGTCTCTCTCGAGAGAACCGAAAACATCGAAGACTCGGTAGAAGTTGGCAAACACGATCAGTTCAAAATAATCAGACTGGTTTACGATCCCGATAACGACACTAGAAACATGGTTGTTTCTATAAGGCAGCTAATAAAAGACAAAGAAGCCGCCGAAACCGAAAAGGTCCTTAAGGATCTAAACGGAAATGGAAGC